In Mya arenaria isolate MELC-2E11 chromosome 1, ASM2691426v1, the genomic stretch AGTTCCACGTGATGtgttaaatcaaacaattaaacaaattattgcaCATGTCTAATTTATTAGATGTCACACTTGATTTGAAATCAAATAAAGTTGGTGAATTGGACAGAGTTACTCTTATGATCACAGGGACGTACCtgaagtattttgaaatgtacgCCCGAACACTTGAGACAGTGAAAAAAAGTAAAGTTATTTCTATATTGTGGTCCCAATATGAAATATGGGGTTGGAGCGGGACCGATATCCCCTGACGTGGGACTTTTTACTGGCCATTTCACGGGAACCTTAATACATTTGTACACCTGGGCatactggagtatgcctaggtacgcccctgGATCATTCAAATTGCTTCAAAATGGTAAAAGTTCATTAgcaaacaatatattattttcctaGCAAACACAAAGGGTTGCCTTAAAAAATGCAAGCAAGTTTCAGGTTTTGCGAGTTGAAAATTTAAGtactcgcaaaaatttgctagtatcaaaaaaagttaaattcgagCCCTGATGCATATTgtatttaactcatttgacttgaatgatcaaaaccagaaaatgcatttgataaaataatagcGCTTGagtattcaaagaataaggaggctaCTACAACTGGTTAAAGTGAAGGTTACTgtttcttaaaaaggaaaaacatttgtatttgcatGAATCTTACAACAAAGGCTGGAGGctgtcaattattgaaaacctggtttcgtcacaTTGCGgcatttgtttactttttaatttgttctTTTTGGTGCTTTTGATAGGCACATATTGTATCATTATTGTTTCCATTTCTAAGATAAAGCAGCGTAAAGTCAAGTGCGCTGTCCTACCacagctcttgttgtttttatcattgaacTCAAATGATAATCAAATGATGACATCTTGATGATgcattaagaaaaacaaatatccaGGGTACATGACCTGATACACCATAGTATGTTCTTAAAAACAAGcatatattattaaatgcatattcGAGGTATTTTTGTGCTCTTGGACTTGAACATACGTAAGGCCTAACCAGACTCaaaatccttaaaaaaaatacagctcATTTCACTCTTTATATTGTGCTGTAGTTTAAGGTGTTATACATTTTTCACTCTCCCCTCCCACTCCACTTCTTTATGATATGTGTAGGGTGTGTTGTTTAGGTATATATGGTAGTAAATGTAATGAAGGAtggaaataaaagtaatattgatcccataaacatttcaatatgaCAGTGAATTAATAAAGAAGtagtacgttgttgttttttcagttgTTTATTGTCAAGATCAGTAACCTGGCAACAATGCTGTCAGTAAAACTAAAATTTATAAAGTAACCATCAACCAAAATCACAACATTATTACTTATATCTCATGAAGTGTTCAGCTTATATATTGTACATCGTGATGATGAATGGAATGCCTTAAATGCCATGCATACCATACTGATGGATGGAATGCCTTAAATGCCTTTGGGACCTTGCTGATGGATGGAATGCCATGGGTACCTTGCTGGGGTATGGAATGCCTGGGGTACCTTGCTGATGGATGGAATGCCATGGGTACCTTGCTGAGGTATGGAATGCCTTAAATGCCTTGGGTACCTTTCTGATGGCTGGGCTGCCTAAAATGCCATGGGGACCTTGCTGATGGATGGAATGCCTTAAATGCCATGGGGACCTTGCTGATGGATGAAATGCCATGGGTACCTTGCTGAGGTATGGAATGCCTGGGGTACCTTGCTGATGGATGGAATGCCATGGGTACCTTGCTGATGGATGGAATGCCTGGTGTACCTTGCTGATGGAGGGAATGCCATGGGTACCTTGCTGATGGCTGGGTTGCCTAAAATGCCATGGGTAACTTCTGATAGCTTGGTTGCTTAAAATGCCATGGGTACCTTGCTGATGGATGGAATGCCTGAAATGCCATGGGTATCATGCTGATAGATGGAATGCCTGAAATGCCATGTGTACCTTGCTAATAGATGGAATACCTGAAATGCCATGGGTACTTTGCTGATGGATGGAGTGTCTCAAATGCCATGGGTACCGTGCTGATGGATGGAATGCCAGAAATACCATGGGAACCTTGCTGATGGATGGAATGCCAGAAATGCCATGGTACCTTGCTGATGGATGGGATGCCTAACATGCCATGGGTACCTTGCTTATGGGTGGAATGTCTAAAGGGTCATGTACACTTTGCTGGTGGATTGAATGCCTTAAATGTCATGGGTACCTTGCTGATGGATTGAATGCCCTGGGTGCCTAGTGCTTATGGGTGGATGCCTGAAATGCCATGCATACCTTGCTGATGGATGGAATGCCCTAAATGTCATGGGTACCTTGCTGATGGATGGATTGCCTAAAATGCTATGGGTACCTTGCTGATGGATGGAATGCCTAAAATGCCATGGGTACCTCGCTG encodes the following:
- the LOC128227789 gene encoding uncharacterized protein LOC128227789, whose product is MAFKAFHPSARYPWHFRQSISKVPMAFQAFQPSARYPWQFRHSIHQQGIHGSSGIPSISKQGTHGMLGIPSISKVPWHFWHSIHQQGSHGISGIPSISTVPMAFETLHPSAKYPWHFRQPSHQQGTHGIPSISKVHQAFHPSARYPWHSIHQQGTPGIPYLSKVPMAFHPSARSPWHLRHSIHQQGPHGILGSPAIRKVPKAFKAFHTSARYPWHSIHQQGTPGIPYPSKVPMAFHPSARSQRHLRHSIHQYGMHGI